A section of the Lepus europaeus isolate LE1 chromosome 19, mLepTim1.pri, whole genome shotgun sequence genome encodes:
- the LOC133747624 gene encoding optic atrophy 3 protein homolog, producing the protein MAPVLDCTVYHWVEMRTKMSIMGFKAEAVKPLNEEAAAELGAELLGEATIFIVACSCLLLEYWRQQAQRRRKKVERLAAWDALQDEVGHLALALEALQAQVQAVPPQSALDELRAQVQEVRAQLCAPDLQPAPQE; encoded by the exons ATGGCCCCCGTGCTGGACTGCACAg TGTACCACTGGGTGGAGATGCGGACCAAGATGAGCATCATGGGCTTCAAGGCCGAGGCCGTGAAGCCACTGAACGAGGAGGCGGCCGCCGAGCTGGGCGCCGAGCTGCTGGGTGAGGCCACCATCTTCATCGTGGCCTGCAGCTGCCTGCTGCTGGAGTATTGGCGCCAGCAGGCGCAGCGGCGCCGCAAGAAAGTTGAGCGGCTGGCGGCCTGGGACGCGCTGCAGGACGAGGTGGGCCACCTGGCGCTGGCGCTGGAGGCGCTGCAGGCGCAGGTGCAGGCGGTGCCGCCGCAGAGCGCGCTGGACGAGCTGCGCGCGCAGGTGCAGGAGGTGCGCGCCCAGCTCTGCGCCCCCGACCTGCAGCCCGCACCCCAGGAGTAG